A genomic segment from Tuwongella immobilis encodes:
- a CDS encoding response regulator, producing MRRWNVVGAVIVASHDVREQQRWQAVLSQPGLQITVVANGLECLAAMRQHPYALMIVERDLPWGGAESVLDCLRLESRDIPEAVLVLKPRPESESAPPPQSAPASAPEFGPLPSSLWSDLERTRLRSIVTSRLRHWNL from the coding sequence ATGCGGAGGTGGAACGTGGTCGGAGCCGTGATCGTCGCCAGTCATGATGTTCGAGAACAACAACGCTGGCAAGCGGTGTTGTCCCAACCGGGATTGCAAATCACCGTCGTTGCCAATGGGTTGGAATGCTTAGCTGCCATGCGGCAACATCCCTATGCCCTCATGATCGTGGAACGCGATTTGCCCTGGGGGGGGGCTGAAAGCGTGCTCGACTGCCTTCGTTTGGAATCACGAGACATCCCGGAAGCCGTGTTGGTGTTGAAGCCACGCCCCGAATCCGAATCGGCTCCACCTCCACAATCGGCACCGGCATCTGCTCCCGAATTTGGACCGCTTCCGTCATCTCTGTGGAGTGACTTGGAACGCACCCGCCTGCGATCGATTGTGACATCGAGACTGCGGCACTGGAACCTCTGA
- a CDS encoding DUF1559 domain-containing protein: MNRRNGMRRGFTLIELLVVIAIIAVLIGLLLPAVQKVREAAARMQCQNNLKQIGLAAHNYHDSYGYLIPAFIGDNSESATLNSWATWGAIILPYIEQQNVLNLWDVRRLVGYQPAAAYQTQVKLFLCPSRPTPVLSQNDFQILDGTRPGGALTDYAASFGPHANFILSTGAVVPAIPSITADSAGPFLVSWQHQVALTGVTDGTSNTTMFGEKSIRPNSLRGLNEDRSIYSQVRNTHRRMMGVSDVNGDQRPLLPPNNQSIPFANSSFGGPHPGVTNFVFVDGSVRSVNIRTNLSVLTALVTRSGGEIVGDY; this comes from the coding sequence ATGAATCGGCGAAATGGAATGCGACGTGGCTTTACGCTGATCGAATTGTTGGTGGTGATTGCGATCATTGCCGTGCTGATCGGTTTGCTCTTGCCAGCGGTTCAGAAGGTGCGCGAGGCGGCTGCCCGGATGCAGTGCCAAAATAACCTGAAGCAGATCGGGCTTGCGGCGCACAATTATCATGATTCGTATGGGTATTTGATTCCAGCCTTCATCGGCGACAATTCCGAGAGTGCGACGTTGAATAGTTGGGCCACCTGGGGGGCGATCATTCTGCCGTATATCGAGCAGCAGAATGTCTTGAATCTGTGGGATGTCCGCCGATTGGTGGGCTATCAACCGGCGGCGGCGTATCAGACGCAGGTGAAATTGTTCCTCTGCCCGTCGCGGCCGACTCCGGTGCTCAGTCAAAACGACTTTCAGATTCTCGATGGCACGCGGCCCGGGGGAGCGTTGACGGACTATGCGGCGAGTTTTGGCCCGCATGCCAATTTCATTCTTTCCACGGGGGCGGTCGTGCCGGCGATTCCGTCGATTACCGCCGATTCGGCCGGGCCGTTCCTGGTCAGTTGGCAGCATCAGGTTGCGTTGACTGGCGTGACCGATGGCACGAGCAACACAACGATGTTTGGCGAAAAATCGATTCGTCCCAATTCGCTGCGGGGATTGAACGAAGATCGAAGCATCTACAGCCAAGTGCGCAACACGCACCGACGCATGATGGGGGTCAGCGATGTCAACGGAGATCAACGTCCGTTGTTACCGCCGAATAATCAGAGCATTCCGTTTGCGAATTCGAGTTTCGGTGGGCCGCATCCCGGCGTCACGAATTTTGTCTTCGTCGATGGGTCGGTGCGGTCGGTCAACATTCGGACGAATTTATCGGTGCTGACGGCGTTGGTCACGCGATCCGGTGGCGAGATTGTCGGCGACTATTGA
- a CDS encoding S8 family serine peptidase gives MKPKWLDSTHELESRIAPSLTTVEWQGESISTTEIVIAVDSGFFSSASGPGRELAALQRTPSALANSVVQQTRLVSVASGGQQEIVKVELAAGISPIAAMEAYANLPGVAWVAPNRVVTVSPTYTPNDPSYSSQYSHTKMQTNLAWDLFPNIASTSPGDSNLVVAIIDSGMLLTHEDLAAHLWVNAGEVAGNGVDDDGNGFIDDRNGWDFLDGDNNPQAASTGDNDHATHVAGIIGAAMNNNKGGTGVAPGVKLMPLRLLLGGPTSLTSLQVANAFYYAAKNGAKIINNSWTVGNFSADAVVITAVNSAYDSGALILNAAGNANAFATNSENYAQMLTVASTTSTDARSGFSNYGPGVDISAPGSDVYSSVADGGYANFSGTSMATPNAAGLAALIWSKNPTWTRDQVAAQLVGTADNIDAVNSGFIGNLGTGRVNSLAALTETLAAPQFGTLTLPAEGSVVTKLATTFRLDLESVFDPNLLAPGSLVLRNAGLDATFGTSDDVEVPLTITPQGGRFGVGTNWLSFTIAGDLLTGFYEFRGRANTISNPFGTALDGNGDGTAGDDFVRRFRLFQQISGSVFEDLNQNGKRDAGEPGIAGTLVHIDSNANGVIDRVEVAWPGPTTPITAGGTKTFTTVVSGQTLPVNDLNVLISMTHTFIGDVTIQLTSPQGTTVTLFRRRGGGGDNLTNTWFDDRAGSAISFGTAPFTGSFRPESALAAFNGEDPNGTWTLSIDDLFTSDTGSLVNWQLSFESEFAQVTDSNGAYQFNGVPVGNQTLTTTLPNGMVSFAPSDGKATIAVASLTDEYRQNFAAIAIPSISGQMFHDRNGDGTRQANEELLDVAAPFVDLDANGQRQSIVQSINPNLAIPDDRSNVESSISVGASGFVDTIELTLTIPHTYIGDLRISLISPTGTEVRLITERDNPADGYDNLVLADDADVSIQNSPNSGIITGRFRPAGSLATFLGETITGNWTLRISDQGVQDIGTLTSWSIRFFERRARIVTPGTYVFERLQPRTYPSTIQQPGYRIVTPVSGSFSTTIASATDQNPGQHFGLAKVDAVYGRLFADIDSDQIPDVGEPGLSGWTVFIDRDSDGKLTVGEEQTTTDSDGQYLFEGLTAGSFTIRAVQQVGWAPSIATVGVTLATGATLFERNLAFTADPTPPTASIVAVTPNPRATGLDSMQILFSEGITGFDLGDLSLTRDGGTNLLTGTESLSRISGNLWEISGLSALTSTPGDYQLTLSATGSGILDGALNPLLGDAAGGFYVNGNPVITPIGTQTAFEESETRFTVLADDGNPGDDPLQFSLGAGAPSGAAIDPTTGEFTWTPDESQGPGNFSVTVIVTNANFPTLQSSVTFAIDVMEVNQPPVLDPIADQTMDENTTLTFTISATDLDLPGNTLTFSLASANPANASIDPVTGEFTFAPVEEQLPGVYEFTVQVTDAGNLADLRIFTVTINPINDDPTFVALSTVVVPEDSGPVSLPGFASNLSAGPADEAGQLLTFEITSNSNPGLFVGSVTVDPAGTLQFTPTPLANGTATLTLILRDDAGGISSMHSFTITVTPVNSSPMFVIGPSLTVSDSAAVSVPNWATAIVGGPPDEIGQAVTFRLESISDVSLFAVLPSVDSSGTLTFTPQTNANGTAIVTFVLVDEFGAESLPQTVEITIVDRTAPTVVISQMDDSLTLPGLVQYTLTFSTPVTGVTPAALTLTPARVGAEIVAITGEGSEYIVTVRTGSLQGAIALGIVADSGIVDAVGNPLAGGLIGPSYEIVATGMQVVGAASGPGAIRVYSTTGELMFEQTVFEGDFTGGVRVATGDITGDGIDDILTAAGPGGGPRIRLIDGATRQVIRDAFVFEPTFTGGVYIAAGDLNGDGIAEVIVSAGELGGPRVIAWDGKTGAQLFDFFAFTATDRSGVTIAVGDLLGTGRNQLIAGQSMGGSQVRVFDERATLLHSFLAYEPTFTGGVFVAIAENKLLTLPGQGGAPRLREFDFVDDAFVVTRDEFIASDSARYGATISAFEDDHGAGLFIGLGDGTLMQMDGTGEVTSESPFGPDYVGGIWVG, from the coding sequence ATGAAGCCGAAATGGTTGGACTCCACTCATGAATTGGAATCCCGCATTGCCCCGTCGTTGACGACGGTGGAATGGCAGGGCGAATCCATTTCGACGACTGAAATCGTGATCGCCGTCGATTCGGGATTCTTTTCGAGTGCATCCGGGCCGGGGCGAGAGTTGGCCGCACTCCAGCGCACCCCATCGGCATTGGCCAATTCTGTGGTGCAACAGACACGCTTGGTGTCGGTGGCATCCGGGGGCCAACAAGAAATCGTGAAGGTCGAATTGGCAGCGGGCATTTCGCCGATTGCGGCCATGGAAGCGTATGCCAATCTGCCGGGCGTGGCGTGGGTCGCCCCGAATCGCGTGGTGACGGTGTCGCCGACATATACGCCCAATGATCCATCGTATTCGTCGCAGTATTCGCATACAAAGATGCAGACAAATTTGGCGTGGGATCTGTTCCCGAATATCGCCAGCACGTCGCCGGGCGATTCGAATTTGGTGGTGGCGATCATCGATTCCGGCATGCTGTTGACGCATGAAGATTTGGCGGCGCATCTGTGGGTGAACGCTGGGGAAGTGGCGGGCAACGGCGTCGATGATGACGGCAACGGGTTCATCGACGACCGGAACGGCTGGGATTTCCTGGACGGCGACAACAACCCGCAGGCCGCCTCCACCGGGGATAACGATCATGCCACGCACGTTGCCGGGATCATTGGCGCGGCGATGAACAACAACAAAGGCGGAACCGGGGTTGCGCCCGGTGTCAAGTTGATGCCGCTGCGGCTGCTTCTGGGTGGGCCGACGAGTTTGACCTCGCTTCAGGTGGCAAATGCGTTTTACTACGCGGCCAAAAACGGGGCGAAAATCATCAACAATAGTTGGACGGTTGGGAATTTTTCCGCCGATGCGGTGGTGATCACGGCCGTCAATTCCGCCTACGATTCTGGTGCGCTGATTCTGAACGCGGCAGGAAATGCCAATGCGTTTGCGACCAATTCCGAAAATTATGCCCAGATGCTCACGGTGGCCAGCACCACCTCCACCGATGCACGCTCGGGATTCAGCAACTACGGGCCCGGTGTCGACATTTCGGCACCGGGGTCGGATGTCTATTCCTCCGTCGCCGATGGGGGCTATGCGAATTTCAGCGGGACCAGCATGGCGACGCCGAATGCGGCGGGGCTGGCGGCGCTGATTTGGTCGAAGAATCCGACGTGGACTCGGGACCAAGTGGCGGCCCAACTGGTGGGGACTGCCGACAATATCGATGCTGTCAACTCCGGCTTCATCGGCAATCTGGGCACCGGGCGGGTGAACTCGCTTGCTGCGTTGACGGAAACCCTGGCTGCTCCACAATTTGGAACGCTGACGTTGCCCGCTGAAGGAAGTGTCGTCACGAAATTGGCAACAACATTCCGACTCGACTTGGAATCGGTGTTTGATCCGAATTTGCTCGCACCCGGAAGTTTAGTGCTTCGCAACGCCGGACTCGATGCCACGTTCGGCACCAGCGACGATGTCGAAGTTCCGCTGACCATCACGCCGCAAGGGGGCCGATTCGGGGTGGGGACCAACTGGCTGAGTTTCACCATTGCCGGAGACCTGCTCACTGGCTTCTACGAATTCCGAGGCCGTGCAAACACGATTTCCAATCCATTCGGAACCGCACTGGATGGCAACGGCGATGGCACCGCTGGGGATGACTTTGTTCGACGGTTTCGGCTGTTTCAACAGATCAGCGGCAGCGTGTTTGAAGATCTGAACCAAAACGGCAAACGCGATGCCGGCGAACCGGGAATTGCCGGGACGTTGGTGCATATCGACAGCAATGCAAACGGCGTCATCGATCGAGTCGAAGTCGCTTGGCCCGGCCCGACAACGCCGATCACTGCCGGGGGAACCAAGACATTCACCACCGTTGTCAGCGGCCAGACGCTCCCAGTCAACGATCTGAATGTGCTCATCAGCATGACGCACACCTTTATCGGGGATGTCACGATTCAGTTGACCAGTCCGCAAGGAACCACGGTGACCCTGTTCCGACGTCGGGGGGGCGGCGGCGACAATCTAACGAATACCTGGTTCGATGATCGTGCGGGATCAGCCATCAGTTTCGGGACCGCGCCGTTTACCGGATCATTCCGGCCGGAATCGGCGTTGGCGGCATTCAACGGCGAAGATCCGAACGGCACCTGGACATTGAGCATCGACGATTTGTTCACCTCAGATACCGGCAGTTTGGTGAATTGGCAGCTATCGTTTGAATCGGAATTCGCCCAAGTTACCGATTCAAACGGCGCGTATCAGTTCAATGGCGTCCCGGTTGGAAATCAGACGCTGACGACTACCTTGCCCAATGGAATGGTGTCGTTCGCTCCATCAGACGGCAAGGCGACCATCGCTGTTGCCAGTTTGACGGATGAATATCGGCAGAATTTCGCCGCGATTGCCATTCCGTCGATTTCGGGCCAAATGTTCCATGATCGCAACGGCGATGGCACCCGCCAAGCGAATGAAGAACTGCTCGATGTGGCTGCGCCGTTTGTGGATTTGGATGCCAACGGGCAACGGCAATCGATCGTCCAGTCGATTAATCCGAATCTGGCGATTCCGGATGACCGCTCCAATGTCGAGTCGTCGATTTCCGTCGGGGCAAGTGGATTCGTCGACACCATCGAACTCACGCTCACGATTCCGCACACCTACATTGGTGATCTGCGAATTTCGCTCATCAGCCCCACGGGGACCGAAGTCCGCCTGATCACCGAACGCGACAACCCAGCCGATGGGTACGACAATCTCGTCCTGGCGGATGATGCAGACGTCTCGATTCAGAACTCCCCCAACTCGGGAATCATTACCGGTCGATTTCGCCCAGCGGGATCGCTGGCCACCTTCCTCGGCGAGACGATTACCGGGAATTGGACGCTCCGCATCTCGGATCAAGGGGTCCAAGATATTGGTACACTGACTTCCTGGTCGATTCGATTTTTCGAGCGCAGGGCGCGAATCGTGACGCCCGGAACGTACGTCTTCGAGCGGCTCCAACCGCGAACCTACCCGAGCACCATTCAGCAGCCGGGATACCGGATCGTAACCCCAGTCAGCGGAAGCTTTTCCACGACCATTGCGTCGGCCACCGATCAGAATCCTGGTCAGCATTTCGGGCTGGCGAAAGTCGATGCCGTCTACGGGCGGTTGTTCGCCGACATTGACAGCGATCAGATTCCGGACGTGGGCGAACCGGGGTTGTCGGGTTGGACCGTGTTCATCGATCGCGATAGCGACGGCAAGCTGACCGTGGGTGAAGAGCAAACCACCACCGATTCCGATGGGCAATATCTGTTCGAAGGGCTGACGGCGGGCAGCTTCACCATTCGCGCGGTGCAGCAAGTTGGCTGGGCACCCAGCATCGCAACTGTCGGCGTGACGTTGGCGACCGGGGCGACCCTGTTCGAGCGCAATCTCGCCTTCACCGCCGATCCCACACCGCCGACGGCGAGTATTGTCGCGGTGACGCCGAACCCGCGGGCGACTGGCCTGGACAGCATGCAAATCCTGTTCAGCGAAGGCATTACGGGATTCGATCTCGGGGATTTGTCGCTGACCCGCGATGGCGGCACGAATCTGCTCACCGGTACCGAGTCGCTCAGCCGAATCAGCGGCAATCTCTGGGAAATTTCGGGGCTATCCGCACTGACCAGCACACCCGGCGATTATCAGTTGACGCTGAGTGCGACTGGTTCGGGCATCCTCGACGGTGCGTTGAATCCGCTCCTTGGCGATGCGGCCGGCGGATTCTATGTCAACGGCAACCCGGTCATCACGCCGATTGGCACCCAGACGGCCTTCGAAGAATCAGAAACTCGCTTTACCGTGTTGGCTGATGATGGCAACCCCGGCGATGATCCGCTGCAATTTTCACTCGGGGCAGGGGCTCCGAGTGGGGCCGCGATCGATCCAACCACCGGCGAATTCACCTGGACTCCGGATGAATCGCAGGGGCCGGGCAATTTCAGCGTCACGGTGATCGTCACGAATGCCAATTTCCCCACGCTGCAATCATCGGTCACATTTGCGATCGATGTGATGGAAGTGAATCAGCCGCCGGTACTGGACCCCATCGCCGATCAGACGATGGACGAAAACACGACGCTGACGTTCACCATCTCGGCGACCGATTTGGACTTGCCCGGGAATACGCTCACGTTCAGTCTGGCGTCTGCAAATCCGGCCAATGCGTCGATTGATCCAGTGACCGGCGAGTTCACCTTCGCACCGGTCGAGGAGCAACTGCCTGGTGTGTATGAGTTTACGGTGCAGGTGACCGATGCCGGAAATCTCGCCGATTTGCGAATATTCACCGTCACCATCAACCCGATTAACGACGATCCGACCTTCGTAGCACTGTCTACGGTGGTTGTGCCCGAAGATTCGGGGCCGGTGAGTCTCCCCGGCTTTGCCAGCAACCTGTCTGCGGGGCCAGCGGATGAAGCGGGCCAACTGCTGACCTTTGAAATCACGTCGAATAGCAATCCGGGGCTATTTGTCGGATCGGTGACGGTGGATCCAGCCGGCACGCTGCAATTCACGCCGACGCCTTTGGCCAACGGCACAGCCACGCTGACGCTGATTCTGCGCGACGATGCCGGCGGAATCTCCAGCATGCACAGCTTTACCATCACGGTGACGCCGGTGAATTCGTCGCCGATGTTCGTCATCGGGCCGAGCCTGACCGTGAGCGATTCGGCAGCGGTCAGTGTCCCGAACTGGGCGACGGCGATTGTCGGCGGTCCACCCGACGAAATCGGCCAAGCGGTGACATTCCGGCTCGAATCGATCAGCGATGTCAGCCTGTTCGCAGTGTTGCCGAGCGTCGATTCCAGCGGAACGCTGACCTTCACGCCGCAAACCAACGCCAACGGCACCGCGATTGTCACCTTTGTGTTGGTGGATGAATTCGGCGCAGAATCGCTGCCGCAAACGGTGGAGATCACCATCGTGGATCGCACCGCGCCGACGGTGGTAATCTCCCAGATGGACGATTCCCTGACTCTTCCGGGATTGGTGCAATATACGCTGACGTTCAGCACGCCGGTGACGGGAGTAACGCCAGCGGCGCTGACGCTGACACCGGCGCGAGTGGGGGCGGAAATTGTCGCCATCACCGGGGAGGGGAGCGAGTACATCGTCACCGTGCGAACCGGCAGCCTGCAGGGGGCGATCGCACTCGGAATCGTCGCCGATTCGGGGATTGTCGATGCGGTCGGCAACCCGCTCGCTGGTGGCCTCATTGGGCCAAGTTATGAGATCGTTGCCACGGGGATGCAAGTCGTTGGGGCCGCCTCGGGGCCGGGGGCGATTCGCGTCTATTCGACAACCGGCGAATTGATGTTTGAGCAAACGGTGTTTGAGGGCGATTTCACCGGTGGCGTGCGGGTAGCCACGGGCGACATCACCGGCGATGGCATTGATGACATCCTCACCGCAGCCGGGCCGGGCGGTGGGCCGCGCATCCGCTTGATTGATGGGGCCACTCGCCAAGTCATTCGGGATGCGTTTGTCTTCGAGCCGACCTTTACCGGGGGCGTCTACATTGCGGCGGGCGACCTCAACGGCGACGGCATCGCCGAAGTCATCGTCAGCGCCGGGGAGTTGGGCGGGCCGCGTGTCATCGCCTGGGACGGCAAGACCGGCGCGCAGTTGTTCGATTTCTTCGCATTCACCGCCACCGATCGCTCGGGCGTGACCATCGCCGTGGGCGACCTGTTGGGCACCGGGCGCAATCAGCTCATCGCCGGGCAATCGATGGGTGGCTCGCAAGTGCGTGTGTTTGACGAGCGTGCGACGCTGCTGCATTCGTTCCTGGCCTATGAACCCACCTTCACCGGCGGGGTGTTCGTGGCGATTGCCGAGAACAAGCTGCTGACCTTGCCGGGACAGGGTGGGGCACCGCGATTGCGAGAATTCGACTTCGTGGACGATGCCTTTGTTGTCACCCGCGATGAATTCATTGCGTCCGATTCTGCTCGATACGGGGCGACCATCAGCGCGTTTGAAGACGATCACGGCGCGGGATTGTTCATCGGTTTGGGCGATGGCACCCTGATGCAGATGGACGGGACCGGCGAAGTCACGAGTGAATCGCCATTCGGCCCCGATTACGTCGGCGGCATCTGGGTGGGATAA
- a CDS encoding c-type cytochrome domain-containing protein yields the protein MRVLIAGLLVATVLGFAPAAEPKGKAKAKPKPQPQSPAANAANPQESPAPASEPGKLATAAQVRNWLDASCHRCHGENGAAEGGFNHVTDLARLVARKKILPGNAAASPLFKRIANGSMPPPDSHPRLTDAQIAQLRAWIDAGATGTATGPERPFVTLAQTQQRILADLDQLPARSRRFQRYFSLVHLANAGLSDDELQTYRNALAKLVNSLSWHPTLRKPEPIDASGTILRIDLRWYLWDATLWNRVLVEYPYGVQDGLTTTQAILTATATRMPIIRADWFIATASRPPLYLEMLQLPATLPELERQLRIDAAVNILQERVMRVGFNGSGVSKNNRMLERHDSIHGYYWRTYDFEEVPQNLIERGQLVPDRRNLFAYPLGPGNVENTFQHAGGEAIFSLPNGMQGYFLTDAIGTRINKGPIAIVSDPRRPDKQVETGISCMTCHVSGILIKADQIHDHLKKNPRAYPDRDAELIAALYPPKEQSLPRMEADSKRFVAALEQIGVKVSKSEPTGLVLQRYEADLDAIQAAGEAGLPLAEFQARLGQSENLSRRFGSLLVAGGTVSRAVWIESFADLLRELQLGRPFEGSRLATSLPDNTGELDPLEGGANEINQAVFSADGRFALIAGADRSVRWMEVEGRRDIRRFVGHLGSVWSVAISPDGTKAASGSVDGSVRVWDIATGEPVRLLQGHRGLVSALQFTPDGEFLVSGGFDGRVQVWDLATGKWSNRWDGRVKSVYGLAVSPDGTQLAIAADQKIQLWNLDDGQPVKTFRDWPASATTLAWSPHGKSLAASGDDGLIRLLDPVKGTVVRTLTGHRGPVKSLAWSANSTILASGGSDATLRIWTARTGKELGVFRRHPDALVGAAFTPSGTQTVSVSHDGTLQIWNLSKFLPKR from the coding sequence ATGCGTGTGCTGATTGCGGGATTGCTCGTTGCGACCGTCCTGGGATTCGCCCCAGCCGCCGAGCCGAAAGGCAAAGCCAAAGCCAAGCCAAAGCCGCAACCGCAATCCCCGGCAGCGAATGCGGCCAATCCGCAGGAGTCACCCGCCCCGGCGAGCGAGCCTGGCAAGTTGGCGACCGCGGCGCAGGTTCGCAATTGGCTGGATGCCAGTTGTCACCGCTGCCATGGCGAAAATGGAGCCGCCGAGGGGGGCTTCAATCACGTCACCGATCTGGCCCGACTCGTTGCCCGGAAAAAAATTCTTCCCGGAAATGCCGCCGCCTCGCCATTGTTCAAACGGATTGCGAACGGTTCGATGCCGCCGCCAGATTCGCACCCGCGCCTGACCGATGCGCAGATTGCCCAACTGCGAGCCTGGATTGATGCCGGCGCAACCGGAACCGCCACCGGCCCGGAACGCCCGTTTGTCACGCTCGCACAGACGCAGCAGCGCATTCTCGCCGACTTGGATCAACTCCCAGCACGCTCCCGCCGCTTCCAGCGCTATTTCTCGCTGGTGCATCTCGCCAACGCCGGATTGAGCGACGATGAATTGCAAACCTACCGCAACGCCTTGGCCAAGCTGGTGAATAGCCTCTCCTGGCATCCCACCTTGCGCAAGCCCGAACCGATCGACGCTTCCGGCACGATTCTGCGCATCGATCTGCGTTGGTATCTGTGGGATGCCACGCTGTGGAATCGCGTGCTGGTGGAATACCCCTACGGCGTGCAAGACGGTCTGACCACCACGCAGGCGATTCTCACGGCGACAGCGACGCGCATGCCGATCATCCGCGCGGATTGGTTCATCGCCACCGCCAGCCGACCGCCGTTGTACCTGGAAATGCTGCAACTCCCCGCGACACTCCCGGAATTGGAGCGGCAATTGCGCATCGATGCCGCCGTCAACATCCTGCAAGAACGGGTGATGCGTGTCGGCTTCAACGGTTCGGGTGTCTCCAAAAATAATCGCATGCTCGAACGGCACGATTCGATCCATGGCTATTATTGGCGGACCTACGATTTCGAGGAAGTGCCCCAAAATCTGATCGAACGCGGGCAACTGGTGCCGGATCGCCGCAATTTGTTCGCCTATCCGCTGGGGCCGGGCAATGTCGAAAACACGTTCCAACATGCGGGCGGGGAAGCGATTTTCAGTCTGCCCAACGGCATGCAGGGCTATTTTCTGACCGATGCGATTGGCACCCGCATCAACAAAGGGCCGATTGCCATTGTGAGTGATCCGCGACGGCCCGACAAGCAGGTCGAAACGGGCATTTCCTGCATGACGTGTCATGTCTCGGGGATTTTGATCAAAGCGGATCAGATTCACGATCATCTGAAGAAGAATCCACGCGCTTACCCGGATCGCGATGCGGAACTGATCGCGGCGCTCTACCCGCCCAAAGAGCAATCGCTGCCGCGCATGGAAGCGGATAGCAAGCGGTTTGTCGCCGCGTTGGAGCAAATCGGCGTCAAGGTCAGCAAGTCCGAGCCGACCGGCCTGGTGCTGCAACGCTACGAGGCCGACTTGGACGCCATTCAAGCGGCGGGCGAAGCCGGATTGCCGCTGGCGGAATTCCAAGCGAGATTGGGACAATCCGAAAATTTGAGCCGCCGGTTTGGATCGCTGCTGGTCGCGGGTGGGACCGTTTCGCGGGCAGTGTGGATCGAATCATTTGCGGATTTGCTCCGCGAATTGCAGTTGGGCCGACCGTTTGAAGGATCGCGGCTTGCCACCAGTCTCCCCGACAACACCGGCGAACTCGACCCACTCGAAGGCGGCGCCAACGAAATCAATCAGGCCGTGTTCAGCGCCGATGGCCGATTCGCGCTCATCGCCGGTGCCGATCGGAGCGTGCGCTGGATGGAAGTCGAAGGCCGCCGCGACATCCGCCGCTTCGTTGGGCATCTTGGCTCGGTCTGGAGCGTGGCCATTTCGCCCGATGGAACCAAGGCGGCATCCGGCAGCGTCGATGGCAGCGTCCGCGTCTGGGATATCGCCACTGGCGAACCCGTGCGCTTGCTTCAGGGGCATCGCGGGCTGGTCTCTGCGCTGCAATTCACGCCCGATGGCGAATTCCTGGTCAGCGGCGGCTTCGATGGCCGCGTGCAAGTCTGGGATCTCGCCACCGGAAAGTGGAGCAATCGTTGGGATGGCCGCGTGAAATCGGTGTACGGGTTGGCCGTGTCGCCCGATGGAACGCAACTGGCGATTGCCGCCGATCAGAAGATTCAGCTTTGGAATCTCGACGATGGCCAGCCGGTGAAGACGTTCCGCGATTGGCCCGCGAGTGCGACGACGTTGGCCTGGTCGCCCCATGGCAAATCGCTGGCCGCGAGTGGCGATGATGGGCTGATTCGGCTGTTGGACCCCGTCAAAGGTACGGTCGTTCGCACGTTGACGGGCCATCGCGGGCCGGTGAAATCGCTCGCATGGTCGGCCAACTCCACGATCCTGGCCAGCGGTGGCAGTGATGCCACCCTGCGAATCTGGACCGCTCGCACGGGCAAAGAATTGGGCGTCTTCCGACGGCACCCCGATGCGCTGGTTGGGGCTGCGTTCACGCCCAGCGGCACACAAACCGTGAGCGTCTCGCATGATGGAACGCTCCAGATTTGGAATCTGAGCAAATTCCTGCCGAAACGCTGA